The Opitutaceae bacterium genome window below encodes:
- a CDS encoding sulfatase, whose amino-acid sequence MTPLVFPQRLRNHRSHISRRASTRLLQFVLGLATLIAASSFGTAAPAQRPNVLLILADNWAWPNAGALGDPLAHTPAFDRIAREGVVFTHTFNPVPSCSPTRSCLLTGRIAHQLGERASLWSAFPKDSPVMTEILKAAGYEIGYSGKPWGPGNHEISGWKDNPVGPKYASFEEFLSHSGSANPFFFWLGNTDTATKGGRLPFLDKATAVIKASQIVVPPELPDAPETRRDLLNYYGGVMSLDETAAHAIALLEKSGQLDNTVVIYTSDNGWQMPRGLANCYDSGSRVPLAIRWGAHLRHGRRVDQFVNVAELGPTILELCGVPPPASMTLHSVRNLLLGLPDSTPRDAAFIERERHANVRHDNLSYPIRAIRTRDFLYIRNLRPDRWPAGDPDVLFVHGRPYGDVDTTLTKDLLLRHLKDPGYARYISLIFDKRPAEELYDLSKDPHQIVNVAGLPAYENQQAALRQRLDRWMNETHDPRVDPGYDAWDFYPYYGKPPKLD is encoded by the coding sequence GTGACGCCACTCGTCTTCCCTCAAAGGCTTCGGAATCATCGCAGCCACATTTCAAGGCGCGCCTCGACACGTCTCCTCCAATTTGTCCTTGGTCTTGCCACTCTGATTGCCGCTTCGTCCTTCGGCACCGCCGCACCCGCGCAGCGCCCCAATGTCCTGCTGATTCTCGCCGACAACTGGGCCTGGCCCAACGCCGGCGCTCTTGGCGATCCGCTTGCGCACACGCCAGCCTTTGACCGCATCGCGCGCGAGGGCGTGGTTTTCACGCACACCTTCAATCCCGTGCCATCCTGCTCGCCCACGCGATCCTGCCTGCTCACGGGTCGCATCGCGCACCAACTGGGTGAGCGCGCCAGCCTCTGGAGCGCATTCCCCAAGGACTCGCCGGTCATGACTGAAATTCTGAAGGCGGCCGGCTACGAAATCGGCTACAGTGGCAAGCCATGGGGGCCGGGAAATCACGAAATATCCGGCTGGAAGGACAATCCCGTCGGACCAAAGTACGCCAGCTTCGAGGAGTTCCTCTCACATTCCGGGTCAGCGAATCCGTTCTTTTTCTGGCTGGGAAACACGGATACCGCCACCAAGGGAGGGCGGCTGCCCTTCCTGGACAAGGCCACCGCTGTCATCAAGGCCTCGCAGATCGTCGTTCCCCCGGAGCTGCCCGACGCGCCGGAAACGCGGCGTGATCTTCTCAATTACTACGGCGGCGTGATGTCTCTCGACGAAACCGCCGCCCACGCCATCGCCCTGCTGGAAAAATCAGGTCAGCTCGACAACACCGTTGTCATCTACACCAGCGACAACGGCTGGCAGATGCCGCGCGGGCTCGCCAACTGCTACGACTCCGGTTCACGCGTACCGCTCGCCATCCGATGGGGCGCCCACCTGCGGCATGGGCGCCGGGTCGACCAGTTTGTGAACGTGGCCGAACTCGGGCCCACCATCCTCGAGCTCTGCGGTGTTCCACCACCGGCATCGATGACGCTGCACAGCGTCCGCAATCTGCTGCTCGGACTTCCGGATTCCACTCCCCGCGACGCCGCCTTCATCGAACGCGAGCGCCACGCCAATGTCCGCCACGACAACCTCAGCTACCCGATTCGCGCCATTCGCACGCGGGATTTCCTTTATATCCGCAACCTCCGGCCCGACCGCTGGCCAGCCGGAGATCCCGATGTCCTGTTTGTCCACGGGCGCCCCTACGGCGACGTCGACACCACCCTCACGAAGGACCTGCTGCTGCGCCACTTGAAGGATCCCGGCTACGCACGCTACATCTCCCTCATCTTCGACAAGCGGCCAGCCGAGGAGCTCTACGACCTATCCAAAGACCCGCACCAGATCGTGAATGTCGCCGGCCTTCCCGCCTATGAGAATCAGCAGGCCGCCCTGCGCCAGCGCCTCGATCGCTGGATGAACGAAACCCATGACCCGCGCGTTGATCCAGGGTACGATGCCTGGGACTTCTACCCGTACTACGGCAAACCGCCCAAACTCGACTGA
- a CDS encoding ROK family protein, which yields MSAEHVIGIDIGVASLKAAPVDPVTGRLLENPRAMATPRPLARGQLLAAIATMARSFGRAAAVGIGFPCVVQKGRVVTSDNLHPETAGVDTRMLSRAAGCPVVILNDAEAAARAEMRFGAGRGRSEKTLVLTFGTGIGSALAHDGVVIPCEFGGLPLHGDRAELYASAARRAAEKLSWPVWCVRVNEFLELVERLVWPELIIFGGGQAVHHARFFRHLRHRAELVPAALRNNAGIVGAAVLATGLLHPLHSNHQCDGDEHRSASDRGTGSALTAVVRRVPIKSAGQTGARRAGAARRMPDTQSSLGGLP from the coding sequence ATGAGCGCGGAGCATGTCATCGGCATCGATATTGGGGTCGCATCGTTGAAAGCGGCGCCGGTTGATCCTGTCACTGGGCGGCTGCTGGAAAACCCGCGCGCGATGGCGACACCGCGCCCGCTTGCGAGGGGACAACTGCTGGCGGCGATTGCGACGATGGCGCGGAGCTTTGGGCGCGCGGCTGCGGTCGGGATCGGTTTCCCCTGCGTGGTGCAGAAGGGGCGCGTGGTGACGTCGGACAATCTGCATCCGGAAACCGCGGGCGTCGACACCCGGATGCTCTCTCGGGCGGCCGGCTGTCCGGTGGTCATCCTGAATGACGCGGAGGCTGCGGCGCGGGCGGAGATGCGCTTTGGCGCGGGCCGGGGCCGGTCGGAAAAGACGCTGGTGCTCACGTTTGGCACGGGCATTGGCTCGGCGCTGGCGCATGACGGCGTGGTGATTCCATGCGAATTCGGCGGGCTGCCCCTGCATGGCGACCGGGCGGAATTGTATGCGTCCGCGGCGAGACGCGCCGCGGAAAAACTGAGCTGGCCCGTCTGGTGCGTGCGCGTGAACGAGTTCTTGGAGCTGGTGGAGCGCCTCGTGTGGCCCGAGCTCATCATCTTTGGCGGCGGCCAGGCTGTGCACCACGCCCGCTTCTTCAGGCACCTCCGCCATCGTGCGGAGCTTGTACCCGCGGCATTGCGCAACAATGCGGGGATTGTGGGAGCAGCGGTGCTGGCGACCGGACTGCTGCACCCGCTGCATTCAAACCATCAATGCGACGGGGATGAACATCGATCGGCATCCGACCGCGGCACGGGCAGTGCGTTGACCGCGGTTGTGCGGCGTGTTCCGATCAAATCCGCTGGACAGACTGGGGCGCGTCGCGCGGGCGCCGCTCGCCGGATGCCCGACACTCAGTCGAGTTTGGGCGGTTTGCCGTAG
- a CDS encoding sulfatase, with protein sequence MAPHPPPILDRRNDRILVRFCMLLAGWLCFGSGMGWSAPSGPDGAQPRRPNILLLLADNWAAPHSSFAGDRTVRTPNFDRLAREGVYFDNAFCPVPSCSPTRASMLAGRYAHQLGEAVNLWSSLPSEYPLLSDLLRRAGYVTGYSGKGWGPGNYVASGWAENPVGRRFADFGAFLKQRSDGQPFFFWLGNLDTAIGQWDYHAEAARGLDPASVKVPSHLPDTPEVRAALLAYYNGVRRFDQAVGAAMEALEKHGLARDTIVICCSDNGWQIPRGLANCYDDGLKVPMAVWGRSIAGGRRVDGFVNLSEFAPTVLELTGLPVPASMTCGSFASLIEGKKDSVKRDAVFVERERHANVRAGDLGYPIRGIRTRDYLLLLNLRPDRWPAGDPVKHQSVGPYGDIDNGPIKTFLMNKRNDPGMQRYFELSFEHRPAVELYDLRKDPDQLVNVADKPEYAAVQSSLKQRVMDWMRATNDPRLNPGDDSIDHYFYHGDVNTWDKDNFDGAHLFTH encoded by the coding sequence ATGGCTCCGCATCCCCCACCGATCCTCGATCGTCGGAACGATCGAATTCTTGTCCGATTCTGCATGCTTCTCGCGGGGTGGCTGTGTTTCGGGTCAGGCATGGGATGGTCCGCGCCATCGGGCCCGGACGGCGCGCAGCCGCGGCGTCCCAACATTCTTCTGCTCCTCGCCGACAACTGGGCCGCGCCGCACAGTTCCTTTGCGGGCGATCGCACCGTGCGCACGCCCAATTTCGACCGCCTCGCGCGCGAAGGCGTCTATTTCGACAATGCATTCTGTCCCGTGCCGTCCTGCTCACCGACACGCGCAAGCATGCTCGCGGGGCGCTACGCCCACCAGCTCGGAGAGGCGGTGAATCTGTGGAGTTCGCTTCCCTCGGAGTATCCGCTGCTGTCGGATCTGCTGCGGCGCGCAGGTTATGTCACGGGCTACTCGGGCAAGGGCTGGGGGCCGGGCAACTATGTCGCCAGCGGCTGGGCGGAGAATCCCGTTGGCCGCCGGTTTGCCGATTTCGGCGCGTTCTTGAAACAACGGTCAGATGGACAGCCGTTCTTCTTCTGGCTCGGAAATCTCGACACCGCGATCGGGCAGTGGGACTACCATGCCGAGGCGGCCAGGGGACTTGATCCCGCCTCGGTGAAGGTTCCCTCGCACCTGCCGGATACACCCGAGGTCCGCGCCGCGCTGCTGGCGTACTACAATGGCGTGCGACGATTCGATCAGGCGGTTGGTGCGGCCATGGAGGCGTTGGAGAAGCATGGGCTTGCCAGGGACACCATCGTGATCTGCTGCAGCGACAACGGATGGCAGATTCCGCGGGGGCTGGCGAACTGCTACGACGACGGACTCAAGGTTCCAATGGCGGTGTGGGGTCGATCAATCGCCGGCGGACGCAGGGTCGATGGCTTCGTAAATTTGAGCGAATTTGCGCCGACCGTGCTCGAACTGACCGGCCTGCCCGTGCCGGCGTCGATGACGTGCGGCAGCTTTGCGAGCCTGATCGAGGGGAAGAAGGATTCCGTCAAGCGGGACGCCGTTTTCGTCGAGCGCGAACGCCATGCCAATGTGCGCGCCGGAGATCTGGGTTATCCGATTCGAGGGATCCGTACCCGTGATTACCTGCTGCTGCTCAATCTCCGACCCGACCGCTGGCCGGCGGGAGATCCGGTGAAGCACCAGTCGGTCGGACCGTATGGCGACATCGACAACGGACCGATCAAGACGTTTCTCATGAACAAGCGGAACGATCCCGGAATGCAGCGCTATTTTGAGCTCTCTTTCGAACATCGGCCCGCCGTGGAGCTTTACGATCTTCGAAAGGATCCGGACCAACTGGTCAATGTCGCCGACAAGCCGGAATATGCCGCGGTTCAGAGCTCACTGAAGCAGCGCGTGATGGACTGGATGCGCGCAACCAACGACCCGCGACTCAACCCCGGTGATGACAGCATCGATCACTATTTTTACCACGGCGACGTCAACACGTGGGATAAAGACAACTTCGATGGCGCGCACCTCTTCACGCACTAG